A single window of Malus sylvestris chromosome 5, drMalSylv7.2, whole genome shotgun sequence DNA harbors:
- the LOC126620774 gene encoding pentatricopeptide repeat-containing protein At4g21065, with translation MLRKHSTLIHPTFAHKFSTSLTHNLKAHFSTFAPSSQTSPQNPIGHLLQKCIALLQCCASSKSKLQQIHAFSIRHGVPLSNPDMGKHLIFSIVSLSAPVSYAHQIFSQIKNPNVFTWNTMIRGYAECQNPVPVIQLYHQMHQSSVQPDTHTYPFLLKAVAKLMDVGEGEKIHSVVVRNGFESLVFVKNALLHVYACCGHVESAHKVFESMSERDLVAWNSVINGFALNGRPNEALTIFRDMSLEGVEPDGFTMVSLLSACAEIGTLALGRRIHVYMLKVGLTGNSHATNALLDLYAKCGSIREAQKVFEVMDERSVVSWTALVVGLAVNGFGMEALELFKELKGEGLVPTEITFVGVLYACSHCGMVDEGFEYFRMMKEGYGIAPRIEHYGCMVDLLGRAGLVKRAYEYIMNMPMKPNAVIWRTLLGACTIHGQLALGETARARICELEPGHSGDYVLLSNLYASEHRWSDVQKVRRTMLSEGVRKTPGYSIVELRNCIYEFTMGDRSHPQSEEIYAMLAEITRLLKPKGYVPHTANVLADIEEEEKENALSYHSEKIAVAFMLLNTAPGVPIRIWKNLRVCADCHLAFKLISKVYDREIVVRDRSRFHHFRDGSCSCSDYW, from the coding sequence ATGCTCCGAAAGCATTCCACACTCATCCACCCAACTTTTGCACATAAATTCTCAACCTCCTTAACTCACAACCTCAAAGCCCACTTCTCTACCTTTGCACCCTCCTCACAAACTTCCCCACAAAACCCAATTGGTCACCTTCTCCAAAAATGCATTGCTCTCCTGCAATGCTGTGCATCCTCCAAGTCCAAACTGCAGCAAATCCATGCCTTCTCCATAAGGCATGGGGTACCACTCAGCAACCCAGACATGGGCAAACACCTCATCTTCTCCATAGTCTCTCTCTCTGCTCCAGTTTCCTATGCCCACCAAATATTTTCCCAAATAAAAAACCCCAATGTGTTCACATGGAACACCATGATCAGAGGCTATGCTGAGTGTCAGAACCCAGTTCCTGTCATCCAACTTTACCACCAGATGCATCAAAGTTCCGTGCAACCTGATACACACACTTACCCTTTTCTTTTGAAGGCTGTGGCTAAGTTGATGGATGTTGGAGAGGGTGAGAAGATACATTCTGTTGTCGTAAGAAATGGGTTTGAGTCATTGGTGTTTGTTAAGAACGCATTGCTTCATGTGTATGCCTGTTGTGGGCATGTTGAGAGTGCACACAAGGTGTTTGAATCAATGTCTGAGAGAGACCTTGTCGCTTGGAATTCTGTGATTAATGGGTTTGCTTTAAACGGGAGGCCGAACGAGGCTCTGACGATTTTCAGGGATATGAGTTTGGAAGGTGTTGAGCCGGATGGGTTCACCATGGTTAGCTTGTTATCTGCTTGTGCTGAGATTGGGACTTTGGCTTTGGGTAGGAGGATCCATGTGTATATGTTGAAGGTGGGATTGACGGGAAATTCGCATGCTACGAATGCGCTGCTGGATCTTTATGCAAAGTGCGGAAGCATTAGAGAGGCGCAGAAGGTGTTTGAAGTGATGGACGAAAGGAGTGTGGTTTCTTGGACTGCTTTAGTTGTTGGGTTGGCTGTTAATGGGTTTGGTATGGAAGCACTTGAGCTTTTCAAGGAGTTGAAGGGAGAGGGATTGGTGCCCACTGAGATCACTTTTGTCGGCGTATTGTATGCCTGCAGCCATTGTGGGATGGTTGATGAAGGCTTTGAATACTTTCGAATGATGAAAGAGGGGTATGGAATTGCGCCGAGAATAGAACATTATGGTTGTATGGTTGATTTGTTAGGCAGGGCGGGCTTAGTGAAACGAGCATATGAATACATTATGAACATGCCCATGAAGCCGAATGCTGTTATTTGGAGGACCTTATTAGGAGCATGCACGATACACGGGCAGTTGGCTCTTGGGGAGACTGCAAGAGCACGCATCTGCGAGTTAGAGCCTGGACACAGTGGGGATTATGTGCTCCTCTCCAATCTCTATGCATCTGAACACCGTTGGTCAGACGTCCAAAAGGTCAGGAGGACAATGCTTAGTGAAGGGGTGAGGAAAACTCCCGGATATAGTATTGTTGAGCTGAGGAATTGTATTTATGAGTTCACTATGGGTGACAGATCTCATCCACAAAGTGAAGAGATATACGCAATGCTAGCAGAGATCACGCGATTGTTGAAACCGAAAGGGTACGTGCCACATACGGCAAATGTTCTTGCGGACatagaggaggaggagaaagaaaatGCTTTGTCGTATCATAGTGAAAAGATTGCAGTTGCCTTTATGCTCCTAAATACTGCACCAGGGGTCCCGATTAGGATTTGGAAGAACTTGAGAGTTTGCGCAGATTGTCATCTTGCATTTAAACTCATATCGAAGGTTTATGATCGGGAGATTGTTGTGAGGGATCGTAGTCGGTTTCACCATTTTAGAGATGGTTCTTGTTCTTGTAGCGATTACTGGTAA
- the LOC126622085 gene encoding protein BREAST CANCER SUSCEPTIBILITY 1 homolog isoform X2, with protein sequence METPPPHLEKMGRELKCPICLSLLSSAVSLNCNHLFCNACIVKSMKSGSNCPVCKIPYRRREVRPAPHMDNLVSIYKSMEHASGINIFVTQNAPSTKSSEEIRCSATLQLNYGKQQAEDDFSHGEHDLPEFQDRAEKQKTLRGKGSRKAKANLKSSGSISIKPSFPNKKRVQVPQCPISETPTRHQKLEGDLMADRAKQSSKTLKEKPVLNEKGEPVLSPFFWLNDKDVESLSQFSFGDQLTDLPSPNVPAFSDIKDSDDENSVRLTQPGEVHGTSAHAADLFDSEIFEWTQIPCSPELFPSPPKMQGTEMQVGEDENDRVLLKELKEILQNKKSVELSAKSARSKRNKKSTGNMDFLPDLPASGTNAVTNESDKRGRKAKNLTKRKCATSHTDPGTDINVTSKGSEVFYEGQACENNGSSLAKTRKRSKKEHSSVVVTKPTLGKNAGGDEPFSKKAGKMCREVNDKNKIDRPVRSKKQKMVSMRQTMLEEVSEIQKQANKDTPTELSLINLPTDNQKASESRNKSRKLARKDKLGDRELKRNKKVKVSSDDNSRDNTFVEIGEGHGHVNENGNQPAEKSKGNCNVVTNQSPVQKLPSLTKNVVLKRCEAIPSKIQCAFCLASEESEASGDIGHYYNGKPVAADHNGGLKVIHAHRTCAEWAPNVYFEEDTAINLEAELTRSRKIKCSCCAIKGAALGCYEKSCRRSFHVTCAKLMPQCRWDTDNFVMLCPVHASSKLPNESPESQATRKKSNPKKQPNVECPKVAAKQDSNTPPDQKFCGPSKKLVLCCSSLTNAERESVAGFERLSGLMVLKNWDSNVTHVIASTDENGACKRTLKVLMGILEGKWILNVEWINACTEAMKLVDEEPYEIKVDIYGIRDGPRLGRLRLQNKQPKLFDGFKFYFMGDFLPSYKGYLQDLVIAAGGTILQRKPVPEGQKALSAGSPKCQTYIIYSLELPDQCHRSKKSTIFNTRQADAKALASSDGAMAVSNSWVLNSIAACKLQNLSDFE encoded by the exons ATGGAGACTCCTCCGCCCCACCTCGAGAAAATGGGCAGAGAACTCAAGTGCCCCATCTg TTTGAGTCTACTGAGTTCTGCGGTTTCACTCAATTGCAATCATCTCTTCTGCAA CGCTTGCATTGTGAAGTCGATGAAATCGGGTTCCAATTGTCCTGTTTGTAAAATTCCATATCGGCGTAGGG agGTTCGCCCGGCTCCTCACATGGATAATTTGGTTAGTATTTACAAGAGCATGGAACATGCTTCGGGAATTAATATATTTGTCACTCAGAATGCACCCTCAACTAAATCATCAG AGGAGATACGATGCAGCGCAACATTACAGTTGAATT ATGGAAAACAGCAAGCTGAAGATGATTTTAGCCATGGCGAGCATGATCTTCCTGAGTTTCAGGATAGAGCTGAGAAACAGAAAACCTTAAGAGGAAAAGGATCCAGGAAAGCTAAAGCCAACCTGAAAAGTTCTGGTTCTATTTCAATCAAACCTTCATTTCCAAACAAGAAAAGGGTTCAGGTTCCACAGTGTCCTATTTCAGAAACCCCAACACGCCATCAAAAGTTAGAAGGTGATTTAATGGCTGATCGAGCTAAGCAGAGTTCAAAAACACTAAAGGAGAAGCCTGTTCTAAATGAAAAGGGAGAACCGGTGCTGTCACCTTTCTTTTGGTTGAATGACAAAGATGTAGAaagtttgagtcagttttcttTCGGTGATCAACTTACCGATCTTCCATCTCCAAATGTTCCCGCATTCAGTGATATCAAAGACTCAGATGATGAAAACTCTGTTAGATTGACCCAACCG GGGGAAGTGCACGGTACATCTGCTCATGCTGCAGATTTATTTGATAGTGAGATTTTTGAATGGACACAAATACCTTGCTCTCCCGAACTCTTCCCAAGTCCTCCGAAGATGCAG GGAACTGAAATGCAGGTTGGAGAGGATGAAAACGATAGAGTTCTATTGAAGGAACTAAAAGAAATCTTACAAAACAAGAAATCAGTTGAGCTTTCTGCTAAAAGTGCAAGGtctaaaagaaacaaaaaaagtaCTGGAAATATGGATTTTCTTCCAGATCTTCCTGCTTCTGGAACTAACGCGGTTACTAATGAATCTGACAAGCGAGGTAGGAAGGCAAAGAATCTCACTAAAAGAAAGTGTGCTACAAGTCATACAGATCCAGGAACAGATATTAATGTCACTTCGAAGGGATCTGAGGTATTTTATGAAGGACAAGCATGTGAGAATAACGGTAGTTCTTTGGCTAAGACTCGCAAAAGGAGTAAGAAGGAACATTCATCTGTTGTTGTAACCAAGCCCACATTGGGAAAGAATGCAGGCGGTGATGAACCGTTCAGTAAGAAAGCTGGAAAAATGTGTAGGGAGGTCAATGACAAGAACAAGATTGACCGCCCAGTAAggtcaaaaaaacaaaagatggtCTCCATGCGACAGACAATGCTTGAGGAGGTATCAGAAATACAGAAGCAAGCAAATAAGGATACTCCTACTGAGTTGTCTCTTATAAATCTTCCTACGGATAACCAGAAAGCCTCCGAATCCCGGAATAAATCCAGAAAACTTGCTAGAAAAGACAAGTTGGGAGATCGAGAACTGAAAAGGAACAAAAAGGTGAAAGTTTCTTCTGATGACAACTCAAGGGACAATACTTTTGTTGAGATTGGAGAAGGTCATGGGCATGTTAATGAAAATGGAAATCAACCTGCTGAGAAGAGCAAGGGCAATTGTAATGTTGTAACTAATCAATCACCAGTGCAGAAGCTTCCTTCATTGACAAAGAATGTGGTCTTGAAGAGATGTGAGGCCATTCCTAGTAAAATTCAATGTGCTTTCTGTCTTGCATCAGAAGAATCAGAG GCTTCTGGAGATATAGGTCACTACTATAATGGCAAGCCTGTCGCTGCGGATCACAATGGAGGACTCAAGGTTATACATGCACACAGGACCTGCGCTGAATG GGCTCCCAATGTCTACTTTGAAGAAGATACTGCTATTAATCTTGAAGCTGAATTAACTAGGAGTCGTAAAATTAAATGTTCTTGCTGCGCAATTAAAGGAGCAGCTCTTGGGTGCTACGAGAAGAGTTGTCGTAGGAGCTTTCATGTCACCTGTGCAAAGTTGATGCCTCAATGTCGATGGGATACT GACAATTTTGTTATGTTATGCCCCGTTCATGCCTCCTCTAAGTTGCCAAATGAAAGTCCTGAATCTCAAGCAACGAGGAAGAAGAGCAATCCTAAAAA ACAACCGAATGTTGAATGTCCTAAAGTTGCTGCTAAACAAGACAGCAATACCCCTCCAGATCAGAAGTTTTGTGGACCGTCCAAGAAATTGGTTCTTTGTTGTTCATCCCTCACAAATGCAGAGAGG GAGTCTGTCGCTGGATTTGAAAGATTATCTGGACTTATGGTTTTGAAGAATTGGGATTCTAATGTTACACATGTTATTGCATCGACAGATGAAAATGGAGCATGCAAAAGGACCCTCAAAGTTTTGATGGGTATCTTGGAGGGGAAGTGGATCCTGAATGTGGAGT GGATTAATGCTTGCACAGAGGCCATGAAACTAGTTGATGAGGAGCCTTATGAAATCAAGGTCGACATTTATGGAATCAGGGATGGTCCTCGACTTGGTAGACTAAGGCTGCAGAACAAG CAACCAAAGCTTTTTGATGGATTCAAGTTTTACTTCATGGGAGACTTTCTACCTTCGTACAAGGGGTATCTACAAGACCTTGTAATAGCTGCCGGAGGAACGATTCTGCAAAGAAAGCCTGTTCCAGAGGGCCAAAAAGCCTTGTCAGCCGGTTCCCCCAAATGTCAAACCTACATAATTTACAGCCTCGAGCTGCCTGATCAATGTCATCGTAGCAAGAAGAGTACGATTTTCAACACTAGGCAGGCTGATGCAAAGGCTTTGGCCAGTTCCGATGGAGCCATGGCAGTGAGCAATTCATGGGTTTTGAACTCCATTGCTGCCTGCAAGTTACAAAATCTTTCTGATTTCGAATAG
- the LOC126622085 gene encoding protein BREAST CANCER SUSCEPTIBILITY 1 homolog isoform X1, producing METPPPHLEKMGRELKCPICLSLLSSAVSLNCNHLFCNACIVKSMKSGSNCPVCKIPYRRREVRPAPHMDNLVSIYKSMEHASGINIFVTQNAPSTKSSEEIRCSATLQLNYGKQQAEDDFSHGEHDLPEFQDRAEKQKTLRGKGSRKAKANLKSSGSISIKPSFPNKKRVQVPQCPISETPTRHQKLEGDLMADRAKQSSKTLKEKPVLNEKGEPVLSPFFWLNDKDVESLSQFSFGDQLTDLPSPNVPAFSDIKDSDDENSVRLTQPGEVHGTSAHAADLFDSEIFEWTQIPCSPELFPSPPKMQLSLQGTEMQVGEDENDRVLLKELKEILQNKKSVELSAKSARSKRNKKSTGNMDFLPDLPASGTNAVTNESDKRGRKAKNLTKRKCATSHTDPGTDINVTSKGSEVFYEGQACENNGSSLAKTRKRSKKEHSSVVVTKPTLGKNAGGDEPFSKKAGKMCREVNDKNKIDRPVRSKKQKMVSMRQTMLEEVSEIQKQANKDTPTELSLINLPTDNQKASESRNKSRKLARKDKLGDRELKRNKKVKVSSDDNSRDNTFVEIGEGHGHVNENGNQPAEKSKGNCNVVTNQSPVQKLPSLTKNVVLKRCEAIPSKIQCAFCLASEESEASGDIGHYYNGKPVAADHNGGLKVIHAHRTCAEWAPNVYFEEDTAINLEAELTRSRKIKCSCCAIKGAALGCYEKSCRRSFHVTCAKLMPQCRWDTDNFVMLCPVHASSKLPNESPESQATRKKSNPKKQPNVECPKVAAKQDSNTPPDQKFCGPSKKLVLCCSSLTNAERESVAGFERLSGLMVLKNWDSNVTHVIASTDENGACKRTLKVLMGILEGKWILNVEWINACTEAMKLVDEEPYEIKVDIYGIRDGPRLGRLRLQNKQPKLFDGFKFYFMGDFLPSYKGYLQDLVIAAGGTILQRKPVPEGQKALSAGSPKCQTYIIYSLELPDQCHRSKKSTIFNTRQADAKALASSDGAMAVSNSWVLNSIAACKLQNLSDFE from the exons ATGGAGACTCCTCCGCCCCACCTCGAGAAAATGGGCAGAGAACTCAAGTGCCCCATCTg TTTGAGTCTACTGAGTTCTGCGGTTTCACTCAATTGCAATCATCTCTTCTGCAA CGCTTGCATTGTGAAGTCGATGAAATCGGGTTCCAATTGTCCTGTTTGTAAAATTCCATATCGGCGTAGGG agGTTCGCCCGGCTCCTCACATGGATAATTTGGTTAGTATTTACAAGAGCATGGAACATGCTTCGGGAATTAATATATTTGTCACTCAGAATGCACCCTCAACTAAATCATCAG AGGAGATACGATGCAGCGCAACATTACAGTTGAATT ATGGAAAACAGCAAGCTGAAGATGATTTTAGCCATGGCGAGCATGATCTTCCTGAGTTTCAGGATAGAGCTGAGAAACAGAAAACCTTAAGAGGAAAAGGATCCAGGAAAGCTAAAGCCAACCTGAAAAGTTCTGGTTCTATTTCAATCAAACCTTCATTTCCAAACAAGAAAAGGGTTCAGGTTCCACAGTGTCCTATTTCAGAAACCCCAACACGCCATCAAAAGTTAGAAGGTGATTTAATGGCTGATCGAGCTAAGCAGAGTTCAAAAACACTAAAGGAGAAGCCTGTTCTAAATGAAAAGGGAGAACCGGTGCTGTCACCTTTCTTTTGGTTGAATGACAAAGATGTAGAaagtttgagtcagttttcttTCGGTGATCAACTTACCGATCTTCCATCTCCAAATGTTCCCGCATTCAGTGATATCAAAGACTCAGATGATGAAAACTCTGTTAGATTGACCCAACCG GGGGAAGTGCACGGTACATCTGCTCATGCTGCAGATTTATTTGATAGTGAGATTTTTGAATGGACACAAATACCTTGCTCTCCCGAACTCTTCCCAAGTCCTCCGAAGATGCAG CTTTCACTGCAGGGAACTGAAATGCAGGTTGGAGAGGATGAAAACGATAGAGTTCTATTGAAGGAACTAAAAGAAATCTTACAAAACAAGAAATCAGTTGAGCTTTCTGCTAAAAGTGCAAGGtctaaaagaaacaaaaaaagtaCTGGAAATATGGATTTTCTTCCAGATCTTCCTGCTTCTGGAACTAACGCGGTTACTAATGAATCTGACAAGCGAGGTAGGAAGGCAAAGAATCTCACTAAAAGAAAGTGTGCTACAAGTCATACAGATCCAGGAACAGATATTAATGTCACTTCGAAGGGATCTGAGGTATTTTATGAAGGACAAGCATGTGAGAATAACGGTAGTTCTTTGGCTAAGACTCGCAAAAGGAGTAAGAAGGAACATTCATCTGTTGTTGTAACCAAGCCCACATTGGGAAAGAATGCAGGCGGTGATGAACCGTTCAGTAAGAAAGCTGGAAAAATGTGTAGGGAGGTCAATGACAAGAACAAGATTGACCGCCCAGTAAggtcaaaaaaacaaaagatggtCTCCATGCGACAGACAATGCTTGAGGAGGTATCAGAAATACAGAAGCAAGCAAATAAGGATACTCCTACTGAGTTGTCTCTTATAAATCTTCCTACGGATAACCAGAAAGCCTCCGAATCCCGGAATAAATCCAGAAAACTTGCTAGAAAAGACAAGTTGGGAGATCGAGAACTGAAAAGGAACAAAAAGGTGAAAGTTTCTTCTGATGACAACTCAAGGGACAATACTTTTGTTGAGATTGGAGAAGGTCATGGGCATGTTAATGAAAATGGAAATCAACCTGCTGAGAAGAGCAAGGGCAATTGTAATGTTGTAACTAATCAATCACCAGTGCAGAAGCTTCCTTCATTGACAAAGAATGTGGTCTTGAAGAGATGTGAGGCCATTCCTAGTAAAATTCAATGTGCTTTCTGTCTTGCATCAGAAGAATCAGAG GCTTCTGGAGATATAGGTCACTACTATAATGGCAAGCCTGTCGCTGCGGATCACAATGGAGGACTCAAGGTTATACATGCACACAGGACCTGCGCTGAATG GGCTCCCAATGTCTACTTTGAAGAAGATACTGCTATTAATCTTGAAGCTGAATTAACTAGGAGTCGTAAAATTAAATGTTCTTGCTGCGCAATTAAAGGAGCAGCTCTTGGGTGCTACGAGAAGAGTTGTCGTAGGAGCTTTCATGTCACCTGTGCAAAGTTGATGCCTCAATGTCGATGGGATACT GACAATTTTGTTATGTTATGCCCCGTTCATGCCTCCTCTAAGTTGCCAAATGAAAGTCCTGAATCTCAAGCAACGAGGAAGAAGAGCAATCCTAAAAA ACAACCGAATGTTGAATGTCCTAAAGTTGCTGCTAAACAAGACAGCAATACCCCTCCAGATCAGAAGTTTTGTGGACCGTCCAAGAAATTGGTTCTTTGTTGTTCATCCCTCACAAATGCAGAGAGG GAGTCTGTCGCTGGATTTGAAAGATTATCTGGACTTATGGTTTTGAAGAATTGGGATTCTAATGTTACACATGTTATTGCATCGACAGATGAAAATGGAGCATGCAAAAGGACCCTCAAAGTTTTGATGGGTATCTTGGAGGGGAAGTGGATCCTGAATGTGGAGT GGATTAATGCTTGCACAGAGGCCATGAAACTAGTTGATGAGGAGCCTTATGAAATCAAGGTCGACATTTATGGAATCAGGGATGGTCCTCGACTTGGTAGACTAAGGCTGCAGAACAAG CAACCAAAGCTTTTTGATGGATTCAAGTTTTACTTCATGGGAGACTTTCTACCTTCGTACAAGGGGTATCTACAAGACCTTGTAATAGCTGCCGGAGGAACGATTCTGCAAAGAAAGCCTGTTCCAGAGGGCCAAAAAGCCTTGTCAGCCGGTTCCCCCAAATGTCAAACCTACATAATTTACAGCCTCGAGCTGCCTGATCAATGTCATCGTAGCAAGAAGAGTACGATTTTCAACACTAGGCAGGCTGATGCAAAGGCTTTGGCCAGTTCCGATGGAGCCATGGCAGTGAGCAATTCATGGGTTTTGAACTCCATTGCTGCCTGCAAGTTACAAAATCTTTCTGATTTCGAATAG
- the LOC126622085 gene encoding protein BREAST CANCER SUSCEPTIBILITY 1 homolog isoform X3, protein METPPPHLEKMGRELKCPICLSLLSSAVSLNCNHLFCNACIVKSMKSGSNCPVCKIPYRRREVRPAPHMDNLVSIYKSMEHASGINIFVTQNAPSTKSSDGKQQAEDDFSHGEHDLPEFQDRAEKQKTLRGKGSRKAKANLKSSGSISIKPSFPNKKRVQVPQCPISETPTRHQKLEGDLMADRAKQSSKTLKEKPVLNEKGEPVLSPFFWLNDKDVESLSQFSFGDQLTDLPSPNVPAFSDIKDSDDENSVRLTQPGEVHGTSAHAADLFDSEIFEWTQIPCSPELFPSPPKMQLSLQGTEMQVGEDENDRVLLKELKEILQNKKSVELSAKSARSKRNKKSTGNMDFLPDLPASGTNAVTNESDKRGRKAKNLTKRKCATSHTDPGTDINVTSKGSEVFYEGQACENNGSSLAKTRKRSKKEHSSVVVTKPTLGKNAGGDEPFSKKAGKMCREVNDKNKIDRPVRSKKQKMVSMRQTMLEEVSEIQKQANKDTPTELSLINLPTDNQKASESRNKSRKLARKDKLGDRELKRNKKVKVSSDDNSRDNTFVEIGEGHGHVNENGNQPAEKSKGNCNVVTNQSPVQKLPSLTKNVVLKRCEAIPSKIQCAFCLASEESEASGDIGHYYNGKPVAADHNGGLKVIHAHRTCAEWAPNVYFEEDTAINLEAELTRSRKIKCSCCAIKGAALGCYEKSCRRSFHVTCAKLMPQCRWDTDNFVMLCPVHASSKLPNESPESQATRKKSNPKKQPNVECPKVAAKQDSNTPPDQKFCGPSKKLVLCCSSLTNAERESVAGFERLSGLMVLKNWDSNVTHVIASTDENGACKRTLKVLMGILEGKWILNVEWINACTEAMKLVDEEPYEIKVDIYGIRDGPRLGRLRLQNKQPKLFDGFKFYFMGDFLPSYKGYLQDLVIAAGGTILQRKPVPEGQKALSAGSPKCQTYIIYSLELPDQCHRSKKSTIFNTRQADAKALASSDGAMAVSNSWVLNSIAACKLQNLSDFE, encoded by the exons ATGGAGACTCCTCCGCCCCACCTCGAGAAAATGGGCAGAGAACTCAAGTGCCCCATCTg TTTGAGTCTACTGAGTTCTGCGGTTTCACTCAATTGCAATCATCTCTTCTGCAA CGCTTGCATTGTGAAGTCGATGAAATCGGGTTCCAATTGTCCTGTTTGTAAAATTCCATATCGGCGTAGGG agGTTCGCCCGGCTCCTCACATGGATAATTTGGTTAGTATTTACAAGAGCATGGAACATGCTTCGGGAATTAATATATTTGTCACTCAGAATGCACCCTCAACTAAATCATCAG ATGGAAAACAGCAAGCTGAAGATGATTTTAGCCATGGCGAGCATGATCTTCCTGAGTTTCAGGATAGAGCTGAGAAACAGAAAACCTTAAGAGGAAAAGGATCCAGGAAAGCTAAAGCCAACCTGAAAAGTTCTGGTTCTATTTCAATCAAACCTTCATTTCCAAACAAGAAAAGGGTTCAGGTTCCACAGTGTCCTATTTCAGAAACCCCAACACGCCATCAAAAGTTAGAAGGTGATTTAATGGCTGATCGAGCTAAGCAGAGTTCAAAAACACTAAAGGAGAAGCCTGTTCTAAATGAAAAGGGAGAACCGGTGCTGTCACCTTTCTTTTGGTTGAATGACAAAGATGTAGAaagtttgagtcagttttcttTCGGTGATCAACTTACCGATCTTCCATCTCCAAATGTTCCCGCATTCAGTGATATCAAAGACTCAGATGATGAAAACTCTGTTAGATTGACCCAACCG GGGGAAGTGCACGGTACATCTGCTCATGCTGCAGATTTATTTGATAGTGAGATTTTTGAATGGACACAAATACCTTGCTCTCCCGAACTCTTCCCAAGTCCTCCGAAGATGCAG CTTTCACTGCAGGGAACTGAAATGCAGGTTGGAGAGGATGAAAACGATAGAGTTCTATTGAAGGAACTAAAAGAAATCTTACAAAACAAGAAATCAGTTGAGCTTTCTGCTAAAAGTGCAAGGtctaaaagaaacaaaaaaagtaCTGGAAATATGGATTTTCTTCCAGATCTTCCTGCTTCTGGAACTAACGCGGTTACTAATGAATCTGACAAGCGAGGTAGGAAGGCAAAGAATCTCACTAAAAGAAAGTGTGCTACAAGTCATACAGATCCAGGAACAGATATTAATGTCACTTCGAAGGGATCTGAGGTATTTTATGAAGGACAAGCATGTGAGAATAACGGTAGTTCTTTGGCTAAGACTCGCAAAAGGAGTAAGAAGGAACATTCATCTGTTGTTGTAACCAAGCCCACATTGGGAAAGAATGCAGGCGGTGATGAACCGTTCAGTAAGAAAGCTGGAAAAATGTGTAGGGAGGTCAATGACAAGAACAAGATTGACCGCCCAGTAAggtcaaaaaaacaaaagatggtCTCCATGCGACAGACAATGCTTGAGGAGGTATCAGAAATACAGAAGCAAGCAAATAAGGATACTCCTACTGAGTTGTCTCTTATAAATCTTCCTACGGATAACCAGAAAGCCTCCGAATCCCGGAATAAATCCAGAAAACTTGCTAGAAAAGACAAGTTGGGAGATCGAGAACTGAAAAGGAACAAAAAGGTGAAAGTTTCTTCTGATGACAACTCAAGGGACAATACTTTTGTTGAGATTGGAGAAGGTCATGGGCATGTTAATGAAAATGGAAATCAACCTGCTGAGAAGAGCAAGGGCAATTGTAATGTTGTAACTAATCAATCACCAGTGCAGAAGCTTCCTTCATTGACAAAGAATGTGGTCTTGAAGAGATGTGAGGCCATTCCTAGTAAAATTCAATGTGCTTTCTGTCTTGCATCAGAAGAATCAGAG GCTTCTGGAGATATAGGTCACTACTATAATGGCAAGCCTGTCGCTGCGGATCACAATGGAGGACTCAAGGTTATACATGCACACAGGACCTGCGCTGAATG GGCTCCCAATGTCTACTTTGAAGAAGATACTGCTATTAATCTTGAAGCTGAATTAACTAGGAGTCGTAAAATTAAATGTTCTTGCTGCGCAATTAAAGGAGCAGCTCTTGGGTGCTACGAGAAGAGTTGTCGTAGGAGCTTTCATGTCACCTGTGCAAAGTTGATGCCTCAATGTCGATGGGATACT GACAATTTTGTTATGTTATGCCCCGTTCATGCCTCCTCTAAGTTGCCAAATGAAAGTCCTGAATCTCAAGCAACGAGGAAGAAGAGCAATCCTAAAAA ACAACCGAATGTTGAATGTCCTAAAGTTGCTGCTAAACAAGACAGCAATACCCCTCCAGATCAGAAGTTTTGTGGACCGTCCAAGAAATTGGTTCTTTGTTGTTCATCCCTCACAAATGCAGAGAGG GAGTCTGTCGCTGGATTTGAAAGATTATCTGGACTTATGGTTTTGAAGAATTGGGATTCTAATGTTACACATGTTATTGCATCGACAGATGAAAATGGAGCATGCAAAAGGACCCTCAAAGTTTTGATGGGTATCTTGGAGGGGAAGTGGATCCTGAATGTGGAGT GGATTAATGCTTGCACAGAGGCCATGAAACTAGTTGATGAGGAGCCTTATGAAATCAAGGTCGACATTTATGGAATCAGGGATGGTCCTCGACTTGGTAGACTAAGGCTGCAGAACAAG CAACCAAAGCTTTTTGATGGATTCAAGTTTTACTTCATGGGAGACTTTCTACCTTCGTACAAGGGGTATCTACAAGACCTTGTAATAGCTGCCGGAGGAACGATTCTGCAAAGAAAGCCTGTTCCAGAGGGCCAAAAAGCCTTGTCAGCCGGTTCCCCCAAATGTCAAACCTACATAATTTACAGCCTCGAGCTGCCTGATCAATGTCATCGTAGCAAGAAGAGTACGATTTTCAACACTAGGCAGGCTGATGCAAAGGCTTTGGCCAGTTCCGATGGAGCCATGGCAGTGAGCAATTCATGGGTTTTGAACTCCATTGCTGCCTGCAAGTTACAAAATCTTTCTGATTTCGAATAG